From Pempheris klunzingeri isolate RE-2024b chromosome 18, fPemKlu1.hap1, whole genome shotgun sequence, a single genomic window includes:
- the eya4 gene encoding eyes absent homolog 4 isoform X5 translates to MEASQDLSEQMVKKSHSESHVPDPSDARSMEMQDLASPHNRVGGGDSTGSKLDKNNLGSPSITTNGTGGENMTVLNTADWLLGCSSPPPAPGSKDYVKTEPMNNSDTVTTTGDTALDTYAGSVITSSGYSPRSAHQYSPPLYPSKPYPHILSTPAAPPMPTYAGQPQFSSMQQSTVYTAYSQTGQAYGLSTYDLGVMLPGIKTESGLAQSQSPLQTGLSYSPGFTTPQPGQTAYSPYQMPGSSFTPSSGLYATNNSVSNPANYTATQQDYPSYTTFGQNQYAQYYAASTYGTYMTSNSVDGTGSTAAYQLQDPTPAITGQAAELHPADFDTVQSPSTPIKELDDRACRSGGSKSRGRGRKNNPSPPPDSDLERVFVWDLDETIIVFHSLLTGSYAQKYGKDPPMAVTLGLRMEEMIFNLADTHLFFNDLEECDQVHIDDVSSDDNGQDLSTYSFATDGFHAAATSANLCLATGVRGGVDWMRKLAFRYRRVKELYSTYKNNVGGLLGPAKRDAWLQLRAEVEALTDSWLTHALKSLSIISSRSNCVNVLVTTTQLIPALAKVLLYSLGSVFPIENIYSATKIGKESCFERIVSRFGTNITYVVIGDGKDEEHAASQHNMPFWRISSHSDLLALHQALEFEYL, encoded by the exons GTCTATGGAAATGCAGGACCTAGCCAGTCCTCATAACCGTGTGGGAGGTGGAGATTCGACGGGCTCCAAGCTGGACAAGAACAACCTTGGCAGCCCCTCCATCACCACCAATGGAACAGGAG GTGAAAACATGACAGTTCTAAACACGGCTGATTGGCTGTTGGGCTGCAGCAGCCCGCCCCCTGCCCCGGGCTCCAAGGACTATG TGAAAACAGAGCCTATGAACAACAGCGATACAGTCACTACGACAGGCGACACAGCACTGGACACATACGCAggctcag TAATCACCAGCAGCGGGTATAGCCCTCGTTCAGCCCACCAGTACTCCCCACCTCTCTACCCGTCAAA GCCCTACCCTCACATTCTCTCCACACCGGCAGCCCCTCCCATGCCGACATACGCTGGTCAACCCCAGTTCAGCAGCATGCAGCAGTCGACCGTCTACACTGCGTACTCTCAGACAGGACAGGCATACGGACTGTCCACCTATG ACCTTGGCGTGATGCTGCCGGGCATTAAGACAGAGAGCGGCCTGGCTCAGAGTCAGTCTCCTCTGCAGACGGGCCTCAGCTACAGCCCCGGCTTCACCACACCTCAGCCCGGACAGACTGCATACTCACCTTATCAGATGCCAG GTTCCAGTTTCACACCTTCCTCAGGCCTCTATGCCACCAACAACTCAGTGTCCAACCCCGCCAACTACACTGCCACACAGCAG GATTATCCCTCATACACGACGTTTGGCCAAAACCAGTATGCCCAGTATTATGCCGCCTCCACTTACGGGACTTATATGACCTCCAACAGCGTGGATGGCACAGGCTCCACGGCAGCGTACCAGCTGCAAGATCCCACCCCTGCCATTACCGGACAGGCTGCTGAACTTCACCCTG CGGACTTTGATACAGTGCAGAGCCCCTCCACGCCCATCAAAGAGCTGGATGACCGAGCCTGCCGGAGTGGGGGGTCCAAGTCCCGGGGCAGGGGCCGCAAGAAcaacccctcccctccccctgaTAGTGACCTGGAG AGGGTGTTTGTGTGGGATCTGGATGAGACAATCATTGTCTTCCATTCTCTGCTTACGGGCTCCTACGCGCAGAAATATGGCAAG GACCCTCCGATGGCGGTGACGCTGGGTCtgaggatggaggagatgaTCTTCAACTTGGCTGACACACACTTATTCTTTAACGACCTGGAg gAGTGTGATCAGGTACATATTGATGATGTGTCATCAGACGACAATGGCCAGGACTTAAG TACTTACAGTTTTGCAACTGATGGCTTCCATGCAGCTGCAACCAGCGCCAACCTGTGCCTGGCTACGGGTGTCCGCGGCGGGGTCGACTGGATGAGGAAACTGGCCTTCCGCTACCGACGAGTCAAAGAGTTGTATAGCACGTACAAAAACAATGTGGGGG GCCTGCTGGGTCCTGCTAAAAGAGACGCCTGGCTGCAGCTCAGGGCAGAGGTGGAGGCTCTGACCGACTCCTGGCTCACCCACGCACTCAAGTCCCTCTCCATCATCAGCTCCAG GAGTAACTGTGTAAATGTGTTGGTGACCACAACACAGCTCATACCAGCGCTGGCTAAAGTTCTCTTATATAGTCTGGGATCTGTTTTCCCCATCGAGAACATTTACAGTGCAACAAAAATAG GCAAAGAGAGCTGTTTTGAGCGTATAGTCTCCCGCTTTGGCACTAACATTACATATGTTGTGATTGGAGATGGGAAGGATGAAGAGCATGCGGCCAGCCAG CACAACATGCCTTTCTGGAGGATATCCAGCCACTCTGACCTGCTGGCACTACACCAAGCACTGGAGTTTGAGTACCTGTAA
- the eya4 gene encoding eyes absent homolog 4 isoform X1 translates to MEASQDLSEQMVKKSHSESHVPDPSDARSMEMQDLASPHNRVGGGDSTGSKLDKNNLGSPSITTNGTGGENMTVLNTADWLLGCSSPPPAPGSKDYVKTEPMNNSDTVTTTGDTALDTYAGSVITSSGYSPRSAHQYSPPLYPSKPYPHILSTPAAPPMPTYAGQPQFSSMQQSTVYTAYSQTGQAYGLSTYDLGVMLPGIKTESGLAQSQSPLQTGLSYSPGFTTPQPGQTAYSPYQMPGSSFTPSSGLYATNNSVSNPANYTATQQDYPSYTTFGQNQYAQYYAASTYGTYMTSNSVDGTGSTAAYQLQDPTPAITGQAAELHPADFDTVQSPSTPIKELDDRACRSGGSKSRGRGRKNNPSPPPDSDLERVFVWDLDETIIVFHSLLTGSYAQKYGKDPPMAVTLGLRMEEMIFNLADTHLFFNDLEECDQVHIDDVSSDDNGQDLSTYSFATDGFHAAATSANLCLATGVRGGVDWMRKLAFRYRRVKELYSTYKNNVGGLLGPAKRDAWLQLRAEVEALTDSWLTHALKSLSIISSRSNCVNVLVTTTQLIPALAKVLLYSLGSVFPIENIYSATKIGKESCFERIVSRFGTNITYVVIGDGKDEEHAASQVNKQLLNFDPSDLVTLLPPLVYLFFAGKESCFERIMQRFGRKVVYVVIGDGVEEEQAAKKHNMPFWRISSHSDLLALHQALEFEYL, encoded by the exons GTCTATGGAAATGCAGGACCTAGCCAGTCCTCATAACCGTGTGGGAGGTGGAGATTCGACGGGCTCCAAGCTGGACAAGAACAACCTTGGCAGCCCCTCCATCACCACCAATGGAACAGGAG GTGAAAACATGACAGTTCTAAACACGGCTGATTGGCTGTTGGGCTGCAGCAGCCCGCCCCCTGCCCCGGGCTCCAAGGACTATG TGAAAACAGAGCCTATGAACAACAGCGATACAGTCACTACGACAGGCGACACAGCACTGGACACATACGCAggctcag TAATCACCAGCAGCGGGTATAGCCCTCGTTCAGCCCACCAGTACTCCCCACCTCTCTACCCGTCAAA GCCCTACCCTCACATTCTCTCCACACCGGCAGCCCCTCCCATGCCGACATACGCTGGTCAACCCCAGTTCAGCAGCATGCAGCAGTCGACCGTCTACACTGCGTACTCTCAGACAGGACAGGCATACGGACTGTCCACCTATG ACCTTGGCGTGATGCTGCCGGGCATTAAGACAGAGAGCGGCCTGGCTCAGAGTCAGTCTCCTCTGCAGACGGGCCTCAGCTACAGCCCCGGCTTCACCACACCTCAGCCCGGACAGACTGCATACTCACCTTATCAGATGCCAG GTTCCAGTTTCACACCTTCCTCAGGCCTCTATGCCACCAACAACTCAGTGTCCAACCCCGCCAACTACACTGCCACACAGCAG GATTATCCCTCATACACGACGTTTGGCCAAAACCAGTATGCCCAGTATTATGCCGCCTCCACTTACGGGACTTATATGACCTCCAACAGCGTGGATGGCACAGGCTCCACGGCAGCGTACCAGCTGCAAGATCCCACCCCTGCCATTACCGGACAGGCTGCTGAACTTCACCCTG CGGACTTTGATACAGTGCAGAGCCCCTCCACGCCCATCAAAGAGCTGGATGACCGAGCCTGCCGGAGTGGGGGGTCCAAGTCCCGGGGCAGGGGCCGCAAGAAcaacccctcccctccccctgaTAGTGACCTGGAG AGGGTGTTTGTGTGGGATCTGGATGAGACAATCATTGTCTTCCATTCTCTGCTTACGGGCTCCTACGCGCAGAAATATGGCAAG GACCCTCCGATGGCGGTGACGCTGGGTCtgaggatggaggagatgaTCTTCAACTTGGCTGACACACACTTATTCTTTAACGACCTGGAg gAGTGTGATCAGGTACATATTGATGATGTGTCATCAGACGACAATGGCCAGGACTTAAG TACTTACAGTTTTGCAACTGATGGCTTCCATGCAGCTGCAACCAGCGCCAACCTGTGCCTGGCTACGGGTGTCCGCGGCGGGGTCGACTGGATGAGGAAACTGGCCTTCCGCTACCGACGAGTCAAAGAGTTGTATAGCACGTACAAAAACAATGTGGGGG GCCTGCTGGGTCCTGCTAAAAGAGACGCCTGGCTGCAGCTCAGGGCAGAGGTGGAGGCTCTGACCGACTCCTGGCTCACCCACGCACTCAAGTCCCTCTCCATCATCAGCTCCAG GAGTAACTGTGTAAATGTGTTGGTGACCACAACACAGCTCATACCAGCGCTGGCTAAAGTTCTCTTATATAGTCTGGGATCTGTTTTCCCCATCGAGAACATTTACAGTGCAACAAAAATAG GCAAAGAGAGCTGTTTTGAGCGTATAGTCTCCCGCTTTGGCACTAACATTACATATGTTGTGATTGGAGATGGGAAGGATGAAGAGCATGCGGCCAGCCAGGTAAACAAACAACTTCTGAACTTCGACCCCTCTGACCTTGTgaccctccttcctccccttgtttatttgttttttgcagGAAAAGAGAGTTGCTTTGAACGCATAATGCAAAGGTTTGGCAGGAAAGTAGTGTATGTTGTAATTGGGGACGGTGTGGAAGAGGAGCAGGCGGCCAAAAAG CACAACATGCCTTTCTGGAGGATATCCAGCCACTCTGACCTGCTGGCACTACACCAAGCACTGGAGTTTGAGTACCTGTAA
- the eya4 gene encoding eyes absent homolog 4 isoform X7 has product MEASQDLSEQMVKKSHSESHVPDPSDARSMEMQDLASPHNRVGGGDSTGSKLDKNNLGSPSITTNGTGGENMTVLNTADWLLGCSSPPPAPGSKDYVKTEPMNNSDTVTTTGDTALDTYAGSVITSSGYSPRSAHQYSPPLYPSKPYPHILSTPAAPPMPTYAGQPQFSSMQQSTVYTAYSQTGQAYGLSTYDLGVMLPGIKTESGLAQSQSPLQTGLSYSPGFTTPQPGQTAYSPYQMPGSSFTPSSGLYATNNSVSNPANYTATQQDYPSYTTFGQNQYAQYYAASTYGTYMTSNSVDGTGSTAAYQLQDPTPAITGQAAELHPADFDTVQSPSTPIKELDDRACRSGGSKSRGRGRKNNPSPPPDSDLERVFVWDLDETIIVFHSLLTGSYAQKYGKDPPMAVTLGLRMEEMIFNLADTHLFFNDLEECDQVHIDDVSSDDNGQDLSCNQRQPVPGYGCPRRGRLDEETGLPLPTSQRVV; this is encoded by the exons GTCTATGGAAATGCAGGACCTAGCCAGTCCTCATAACCGTGTGGGAGGTGGAGATTCGACGGGCTCCAAGCTGGACAAGAACAACCTTGGCAGCCCCTCCATCACCACCAATGGAACAGGAG GTGAAAACATGACAGTTCTAAACACGGCTGATTGGCTGTTGGGCTGCAGCAGCCCGCCCCCTGCCCCGGGCTCCAAGGACTATG TGAAAACAGAGCCTATGAACAACAGCGATACAGTCACTACGACAGGCGACACAGCACTGGACACATACGCAggctcag TAATCACCAGCAGCGGGTATAGCCCTCGTTCAGCCCACCAGTACTCCCCACCTCTCTACCCGTCAAA GCCCTACCCTCACATTCTCTCCACACCGGCAGCCCCTCCCATGCCGACATACGCTGGTCAACCCCAGTTCAGCAGCATGCAGCAGTCGACCGTCTACACTGCGTACTCTCAGACAGGACAGGCATACGGACTGTCCACCTATG ACCTTGGCGTGATGCTGCCGGGCATTAAGACAGAGAGCGGCCTGGCTCAGAGTCAGTCTCCTCTGCAGACGGGCCTCAGCTACAGCCCCGGCTTCACCACACCTCAGCCCGGACAGACTGCATACTCACCTTATCAGATGCCAG GTTCCAGTTTCACACCTTCCTCAGGCCTCTATGCCACCAACAACTCAGTGTCCAACCCCGCCAACTACACTGCCACACAGCAG GATTATCCCTCATACACGACGTTTGGCCAAAACCAGTATGCCCAGTATTATGCCGCCTCCACTTACGGGACTTATATGACCTCCAACAGCGTGGATGGCACAGGCTCCACGGCAGCGTACCAGCTGCAAGATCCCACCCCTGCCATTACCGGACAGGCTGCTGAACTTCACCCTG CGGACTTTGATACAGTGCAGAGCCCCTCCACGCCCATCAAAGAGCTGGATGACCGAGCCTGCCGGAGTGGGGGGTCCAAGTCCCGGGGCAGGGGCCGCAAGAAcaacccctcccctccccctgaTAGTGACCTGGAG AGGGTGTTTGTGTGGGATCTGGATGAGACAATCATTGTCTTCCATTCTCTGCTTACGGGCTCCTACGCGCAGAAATATGGCAAG GACCCTCCGATGGCGGTGACGCTGGGTCtgaggatggaggagatgaTCTTCAACTTGGCTGACACACACTTATTCTTTAACGACCTGGAg gAGTGTGATCAGGTACATATTGATGATGTGTCATCAGACGACAATGGCCAGGACTTAAG CTGCAACCAGCGCCAACCTGTGCCTGGCTACGGGTGTCCGCGGCGGGGTCGACTGGATGAGGAAACTGGCCTTCCGCTACCGACGAGTCAAAGAGTTGTATAG
- the eya4 gene encoding eyes absent homolog 4 isoform X4, with translation MEASQDLSEQMVKKSHSESHVPDPSDARSMEMQDLASPHNRVGGGDSTGSKLDKNNLGSPSITTNGTGGENMTVLNTADWLLGCSSPPPAPGSKDYVKTEPMNNSDTVTTTGDTALDTYAGSVITSSGYSPRSAHQYSPPLYPSKPYPHILSTPAAPPMPTYAGQPQFSSMQQSTVYTAYSQTGQAYGLSTYDLGVMLPGIKTESGLAQSQSPLQTGLSYSPGFTTPQPGQTAYSPYQMPGSSFTPSSGLYATNNSVSNPANYTATQQDYPSYTTFGQNQYAQYYAASTYGTYMTSNSVDGTGSTAAYQLQDPTPAITGQAAELHPADFDTVQSPSTPIKELDDRACRSGGSKSRGRGRKNNPSPPPDSDLERVFVWDLDETIIVFHSLLTGSYAQKYGKDPPMAVTLGLRMEEMIFNLADTHLFFNDLEECDQVHIDDVSSDDNGQDLSTYSFATDGFHAAATSANLCLATGVRGGVDWMRKLAFRYRRVKELYSTYKNNVGGLLGPAKRDAWLQLRAEVEALTDSWLTHALKSLSIISSRSNCVNVLVTTTQLIPALAKVLLYSLGSVFPIENIYSATKIGKESCFERIMQRFGRKVVYVVIGDGVEEEQAAKKHNMPFWRISSHSDLLALHQALEFEYL, from the exons GTCTATGGAAATGCAGGACCTAGCCAGTCCTCATAACCGTGTGGGAGGTGGAGATTCGACGGGCTCCAAGCTGGACAAGAACAACCTTGGCAGCCCCTCCATCACCACCAATGGAACAGGAG GTGAAAACATGACAGTTCTAAACACGGCTGATTGGCTGTTGGGCTGCAGCAGCCCGCCCCCTGCCCCGGGCTCCAAGGACTATG TGAAAACAGAGCCTATGAACAACAGCGATACAGTCACTACGACAGGCGACACAGCACTGGACACATACGCAggctcag TAATCACCAGCAGCGGGTATAGCCCTCGTTCAGCCCACCAGTACTCCCCACCTCTCTACCCGTCAAA GCCCTACCCTCACATTCTCTCCACACCGGCAGCCCCTCCCATGCCGACATACGCTGGTCAACCCCAGTTCAGCAGCATGCAGCAGTCGACCGTCTACACTGCGTACTCTCAGACAGGACAGGCATACGGACTGTCCACCTATG ACCTTGGCGTGATGCTGCCGGGCATTAAGACAGAGAGCGGCCTGGCTCAGAGTCAGTCTCCTCTGCAGACGGGCCTCAGCTACAGCCCCGGCTTCACCACACCTCAGCCCGGACAGACTGCATACTCACCTTATCAGATGCCAG GTTCCAGTTTCACACCTTCCTCAGGCCTCTATGCCACCAACAACTCAGTGTCCAACCCCGCCAACTACACTGCCACACAGCAG GATTATCCCTCATACACGACGTTTGGCCAAAACCAGTATGCCCAGTATTATGCCGCCTCCACTTACGGGACTTATATGACCTCCAACAGCGTGGATGGCACAGGCTCCACGGCAGCGTACCAGCTGCAAGATCCCACCCCTGCCATTACCGGACAGGCTGCTGAACTTCACCCTG CGGACTTTGATACAGTGCAGAGCCCCTCCACGCCCATCAAAGAGCTGGATGACCGAGCCTGCCGGAGTGGGGGGTCCAAGTCCCGGGGCAGGGGCCGCAAGAAcaacccctcccctccccctgaTAGTGACCTGGAG AGGGTGTTTGTGTGGGATCTGGATGAGACAATCATTGTCTTCCATTCTCTGCTTACGGGCTCCTACGCGCAGAAATATGGCAAG GACCCTCCGATGGCGGTGACGCTGGGTCtgaggatggaggagatgaTCTTCAACTTGGCTGACACACACTTATTCTTTAACGACCTGGAg gAGTGTGATCAGGTACATATTGATGATGTGTCATCAGACGACAATGGCCAGGACTTAAG TACTTACAGTTTTGCAACTGATGGCTTCCATGCAGCTGCAACCAGCGCCAACCTGTGCCTGGCTACGGGTGTCCGCGGCGGGGTCGACTGGATGAGGAAACTGGCCTTCCGCTACCGACGAGTCAAAGAGTTGTATAGCACGTACAAAAACAATGTGGGGG GCCTGCTGGGTCCTGCTAAAAGAGACGCCTGGCTGCAGCTCAGGGCAGAGGTGGAGGCTCTGACCGACTCCTGGCTCACCCACGCACTCAAGTCCCTCTCCATCATCAGCTCCAG GAGTAACTGTGTAAATGTGTTGGTGACCACAACACAGCTCATACCAGCGCTGGCTAAAGTTCTCTTATATAGTCTGGGATCTGTTTTCCCCATCGAGAACATTTACAGTGCAACAAAAATAG GAAAAGAGAGTTGCTTTGAACGCATAATGCAAAGGTTTGGCAGGAAAGTAGTGTATGTTGTAATTGGGGACGGTGTGGAAGAGGAGCAGGCGGCCAAAAAG CACAACATGCCTTTCTGGAGGATATCCAGCCACTCTGACCTGCTGGCACTACACCAAGCACTGGAGTTTGAGTACCTGTAA
- the eya4 gene encoding eyes absent homolog 4 isoform X2: MEASQDLSEQMVKKSHSESHVPDPSDARSMEMQDLASPHNRVGGGDSTGSKLDKNNLGSPSITTNGTGVKTEPMNNSDTVTTTGDTALDTYAGSVITSSGYSPRSAHQYSPPLYPSKPYPHILSTPAAPPMPTYAGQPQFSSMQQSTVYTAYSQTGQAYGLSTYDLGVMLPGIKTESGLAQSQSPLQTGLSYSPGFTTPQPGQTAYSPYQMPGSSFTPSSGLYATNNSVSNPANYTATQQDYPSYTTFGQNQYAQYYAASTYGTYMTSNSVDGTGSTAAYQLQDPTPAITGQAAELHPADFDTVQSPSTPIKELDDRACRSGGSKSRGRGRKNNPSPPPDSDLERVFVWDLDETIIVFHSLLTGSYAQKYGKDPPMAVTLGLRMEEMIFNLADTHLFFNDLEECDQVHIDDVSSDDNGQDLSTYSFATDGFHAAATSANLCLATGVRGGVDWMRKLAFRYRRVKELYSTYKNNVGGLLGPAKRDAWLQLRAEVEALTDSWLTHALKSLSIISSRSNCVNVLVTTTQLIPALAKVLLYSLGSVFPIENIYSATKIGKESCFERIVSRFGTNITYVVIGDGKDEEHAASQVNKQLLNFDPSDLVTLLPPLVYLFFAGKESCFERIMQRFGRKVVYVVIGDGVEEEQAAKKHNMPFWRISSHSDLLALHQALEFEYL; encoded by the exons GTCTATGGAAATGCAGGACCTAGCCAGTCCTCATAACCGTGTGGGAGGTGGAGATTCGACGGGCTCCAAGCTGGACAAGAACAACCTTGGCAGCCCCTCCATCACCACCAATGGAACAGGAG TGAAAACAGAGCCTATGAACAACAGCGATACAGTCACTACGACAGGCGACACAGCACTGGACACATACGCAggctcag TAATCACCAGCAGCGGGTATAGCCCTCGTTCAGCCCACCAGTACTCCCCACCTCTCTACCCGTCAAA GCCCTACCCTCACATTCTCTCCACACCGGCAGCCCCTCCCATGCCGACATACGCTGGTCAACCCCAGTTCAGCAGCATGCAGCAGTCGACCGTCTACACTGCGTACTCTCAGACAGGACAGGCATACGGACTGTCCACCTATG ACCTTGGCGTGATGCTGCCGGGCATTAAGACAGAGAGCGGCCTGGCTCAGAGTCAGTCTCCTCTGCAGACGGGCCTCAGCTACAGCCCCGGCTTCACCACACCTCAGCCCGGACAGACTGCATACTCACCTTATCAGATGCCAG GTTCCAGTTTCACACCTTCCTCAGGCCTCTATGCCACCAACAACTCAGTGTCCAACCCCGCCAACTACACTGCCACACAGCAG GATTATCCCTCATACACGACGTTTGGCCAAAACCAGTATGCCCAGTATTATGCCGCCTCCACTTACGGGACTTATATGACCTCCAACAGCGTGGATGGCACAGGCTCCACGGCAGCGTACCAGCTGCAAGATCCCACCCCTGCCATTACCGGACAGGCTGCTGAACTTCACCCTG CGGACTTTGATACAGTGCAGAGCCCCTCCACGCCCATCAAAGAGCTGGATGACCGAGCCTGCCGGAGTGGGGGGTCCAAGTCCCGGGGCAGGGGCCGCAAGAAcaacccctcccctccccctgaTAGTGACCTGGAG AGGGTGTTTGTGTGGGATCTGGATGAGACAATCATTGTCTTCCATTCTCTGCTTACGGGCTCCTACGCGCAGAAATATGGCAAG GACCCTCCGATGGCGGTGACGCTGGGTCtgaggatggaggagatgaTCTTCAACTTGGCTGACACACACTTATTCTTTAACGACCTGGAg gAGTGTGATCAGGTACATATTGATGATGTGTCATCAGACGACAATGGCCAGGACTTAAG TACTTACAGTTTTGCAACTGATGGCTTCCATGCAGCTGCAACCAGCGCCAACCTGTGCCTGGCTACGGGTGTCCGCGGCGGGGTCGACTGGATGAGGAAACTGGCCTTCCGCTACCGACGAGTCAAAGAGTTGTATAGCACGTACAAAAACAATGTGGGGG GCCTGCTGGGTCCTGCTAAAAGAGACGCCTGGCTGCAGCTCAGGGCAGAGGTGGAGGCTCTGACCGACTCCTGGCTCACCCACGCACTCAAGTCCCTCTCCATCATCAGCTCCAG GAGTAACTGTGTAAATGTGTTGGTGACCACAACACAGCTCATACCAGCGCTGGCTAAAGTTCTCTTATATAGTCTGGGATCTGTTTTCCCCATCGAGAACATTTACAGTGCAACAAAAATAG GCAAAGAGAGCTGTTTTGAGCGTATAGTCTCCCGCTTTGGCACTAACATTACATATGTTGTGATTGGAGATGGGAAGGATGAAGAGCATGCGGCCAGCCAGGTAAACAAACAACTTCTGAACTTCGACCCCTCTGACCTTGTgaccctccttcctccccttgtttatttgttttttgcagGAAAAGAGAGTTGCTTTGAACGCATAATGCAAAGGTTTGGCAGGAAAGTAGTGTATGTTGTAATTGGGGACGGTGTGGAAGAGGAGCAGGCGGCCAAAAAG CACAACATGCCTTTCTGGAGGATATCCAGCCACTCTGACCTGCTGGCACTACACCAAGCACTGGAGTTTGAGTACCTGTAA
- the eya4 gene encoding eyes absent homolog 4 isoform X6, which translates to MEASQDLSEQMVKKSHSESHVPDPSDARSMEMQDLASPHNRVGGGDSTGSKLDKNNLGSPSITTNGTGVKTEPMNNSDTVTTTGDTALDTYAGSVITSSGYSPRSAHQYSPPLYPSKPYPHILSTPAAPPMPTYAGQPQFSSMQQSTVYTAYSQTGQAYGLSTYDLGVMLPGIKTESGLAQSQSPLQTGLSYSPGFTTPQPGQTAYSPYQMPGSSFTPSSGLYATNNSVSNPANYTATQQDYPSYTTFGQNQYAQYYAASTYGTYMTSNSVDGTGSTAAYQLQDPTPAITGQAAELHPADFDTVQSPSTPIKELDDRACRSGGSKSRGRGRKNNPSPPPDSDLERVFVWDLDETIIVFHSLLTGSYAQKYGKDPPMAVTLGLRMEEMIFNLADTHLFFNDLEECDQVHIDDVSSDDNGQDLSTYSFATDGFHAAATSANLCLATGVRGGVDWMRKLAFRYRRVKELYSTYKNNVGGLLGPAKRDAWLQLRAEVEALTDSWLTHALKSLSIISSRSNCVNVLVTTTQLIPALAKVLLYSLGSVFPIENIYSATKIGKESCFERIMQRFGRKVVYVVIGDGVEEEQAAKKHNMPFWRISSHSDLLALHQALEFEYL; encoded by the exons GTCTATGGAAATGCAGGACCTAGCCAGTCCTCATAACCGTGTGGGAGGTGGAGATTCGACGGGCTCCAAGCTGGACAAGAACAACCTTGGCAGCCCCTCCATCACCACCAATGGAACAGGAG TGAAAACAGAGCCTATGAACAACAGCGATACAGTCACTACGACAGGCGACACAGCACTGGACACATACGCAggctcag TAATCACCAGCAGCGGGTATAGCCCTCGTTCAGCCCACCAGTACTCCCCACCTCTCTACCCGTCAAA GCCCTACCCTCACATTCTCTCCACACCGGCAGCCCCTCCCATGCCGACATACGCTGGTCAACCCCAGTTCAGCAGCATGCAGCAGTCGACCGTCTACACTGCGTACTCTCAGACAGGACAGGCATACGGACTGTCCACCTATG ACCTTGGCGTGATGCTGCCGGGCATTAAGACAGAGAGCGGCCTGGCTCAGAGTCAGTCTCCTCTGCAGACGGGCCTCAGCTACAGCCCCGGCTTCACCACACCTCAGCCCGGACAGACTGCATACTCACCTTATCAGATGCCAG GTTCCAGTTTCACACCTTCCTCAGGCCTCTATGCCACCAACAACTCAGTGTCCAACCCCGCCAACTACACTGCCACACAGCAG GATTATCCCTCATACACGACGTTTGGCCAAAACCAGTATGCCCAGTATTATGCCGCCTCCACTTACGGGACTTATATGACCTCCAACAGCGTGGATGGCACAGGCTCCACGGCAGCGTACCAGCTGCAAGATCCCACCCCTGCCATTACCGGACAGGCTGCTGAACTTCACCCTG CGGACTTTGATACAGTGCAGAGCCCCTCCACGCCCATCAAAGAGCTGGATGACCGAGCCTGCCGGAGTGGGGGGTCCAAGTCCCGGGGCAGGGGCCGCAAGAAcaacccctcccctccccctgaTAGTGACCTGGAG AGGGTGTTTGTGTGGGATCTGGATGAGACAATCATTGTCTTCCATTCTCTGCTTACGGGCTCCTACGCGCAGAAATATGGCAAG GACCCTCCGATGGCGGTGACGCTGGGTCtgaggatggaggagatgaTCTTCAACTTGGCTGACACACACTTATTCTTTAACGACCTGGAg gAGTGTGATCAGGTACATATTGATGATGTGTCATCAGACGACAATGGCCAGGACTTAAG TACTTACAGTTTTGCAACTGATGGCTTCCATGCAGCTGCAACCAGCGCCAACCTGTGCCTGGCTACGGGTGTCCGCGGCGGGGTCGACTGGATGAGGAAACTGGCCTTCCGCTACCGACGAGTCAAAGAGTTGTATAGCACGTACAAAAACAATGTGGGGG GCCTGCTGGGTCCTGCTAAAAGAGACGCCTGGCTGCAGCTCAGGGCAGAGGTGGAGGCTCTGACCGACTCCTGGCTCACCCACGCACTCAAGTCCCTCTCCATCATCAGCTCCAG GAGTAACTGTGTAAATGTGTTGGTGACCACAACACAGCTCATACCAGCGCTGGCTAAAGTTCTCTTATATAGTCTGGGATCTGTTTTCCCCATCGAGAACATTTACAGTGCAACAAAAATAG GAAAAGAGAGTTGCTTTGAACGCATAATGCAAAGGTTTGGCAGGAAAGTAGTGTATGTTGTAATTGGGGACGGTGTGGAAGAGGAGCAGGCGGCCAAAAAG CACAACATGCCTTTCTGGAGGATATCCAGCCACTCTGACCTGCTGGCACTACACCAAGCACTGGAGTTTGAGTACCTGTAA